A single region of the Metarhizium brunneum chromosome 6, complete sequence genome encodes:
- the ptaK_2 gene encoding oxidoreductase ptaK produces MSTGEDVEALGQTEEQPFLGQEAAGDKEEIEAGASPPFWLGNSRASRLHEFCKLSLFIFFLTIILGLVSGIVLSFPPRGTRDSLDTRPHDDQEKDHQDTDHTDDWKHKDISGTPRLRDTSEYVLSPSWDRSAAPVTREYHWTISDAELNPDGVYRSMILVNNQYPGPLIECNEFDTIVVNVENKASNSTSIHFHGLFQNGTNWMDGTVGVTQCPIAPNSNFTYKFVVRGQSGTYWYHAHHSAQASDGLLGPVVIHSREELTLQEVDYATDRVIMVQDHYHNTTAELLMDYLQPDKENDEPVPDNALINGRGVRNCDDFDGWRCDSSNTSEPIFDLTAGQRHRLRFINVGAFAEFQIQIDEHPFYITEVDGTDVHPLAFHRLNISPGQRYSVIVETNVTTADAYWLRARMVTHCFTTKNDRLQPEIRGILRYISSSSKPLTADPQSKDWSEAVETICRDLNTSALHPVRHISPPPADDFVPLRANFMIGAWRLARGFFNESTWHANATYPSLHRFLDAKPEVTSLEAPLAINDKAFNKDNDFVLQTKGIRTVDISINNFDDGAHPFHLHGHKFFIIAQARSGYPPTSATLDKYLQQHGGMPENPLRRDTVTVEAYSWVIIRVVLDNPGVWALHCHNTWHSESGMVMQLLVQSEAVSGWKVDPQHRAMCGFEGVMSGMRPDDSIWFGSF; encoded by the coding sequence ATGTCCACGGGAGAAGATGTAGAGGCTCTTGGACAGACAGAGGAGCAGCCGTTTCTTGGGCAAGAGGCAGCGGGAGACAAGGAGGAAATTGAGGCAGGTGCGAGTCCACCCTTCTGGCTCGGAAACAGCCGAGCCTCACGGCTGCACGAATTTTGCAAATTGAGCCTCTTCATTTTCTTCCTCACCATCATCTTGGGATTAGTATCTGGAATTGTACTGAGCTTCCCACCTAGGGGCACAAGAGACTCTCTTGACACTCGTCCCCACGACGACCAAGAAAAGGACCATCAAGACACAGACCACACCGATGACTGGAAGCATAAAGACATTTCCGGCACGCCACGTCTGCGAGACACATCCGAATATGTACTTTCGCCATCGTGGGATCGCAGTGCTGCTCCGGTCACCCGGGAATATCACTGGACAATATCAGATGCTGAATTGAATCCAGATGGAGTCTATCGATCGATGATTCTGGTTAATAATCAATATCCCGGTCCCTTGATAGAATGTAACGAATTCGATACCATCGTTGTCAACGTGGAAAATAAGGCGTCAAATTCTACATCAATTCACTTTCACGGACTCTTCCAGAATGGAACCAACTGGATGGATGGCACTGTCGGTGTCACGCAATGTCCCATTGCCCCCAACTCAAACTTTACATACAAGTTTGTTGTCCGTGGACAATCCGGCACATATTGGTATCATGCCCACCATAGTGCTCAGGCATcggatggcttgttgggcCCTGTCGTCATTCATTCACGGGAAGAGCTTACACTGCAAGAGGTCGATTACGCGACGGACAGAGTCATCATGGTCCAGGATCATTACCACAACACAACGGCTGAGTTGTTAATGGATTATCTACAACCAGACAAGGAAAATGACGAGCCTGTCCCAGATAACGCGCTCATCAACGGTCGTGGCGTGCGAAATTGTGACGACTTTGACGGGTGGCGTTgcgacagcagcaacacgTCTGAGCCGATATTTGACCTGACTGCAGGCCAACGGCATCGTCTGCGATTCATCAACGTGGGAGCCTTTGCCGAATTCCAAATTCAGATTGACGAGCACCCATTCTATATCACAGAGGTTGATGGGACAGATGTTCATCCTTTAGCCTTCCATCGCCTCAACATATCACCTGGTCAACGCTACAGTGTCATCGTCGAAACCAACGTCACGACTGCTGATGCATATTGGCTGCGAGCCAGAATGGTCACGCACTGCTTCACTACCAAAAATGATCGATTACAGCCCGAAATCAGAGGCATATTGCGGTACATCTCATCGAGCTCAAAGCCCCTTACAGCCGATCCCCAAAGCAAGGACTGGTCGGAGGCCGTCGAAACCATCTGTCGTGACCTCAACACATCAGCTCTACATCCAGTCCGGCACATCAGCCCTCCTCCTGCTGACGACTTTGTCCCCCTCAGAGCCAACTTCATGATTGGAGCCTGGCGTCTAGCTCGAGGTTTCTTTAATGAATCCACTTGGCATGCAAACGCCACCTACCCTTCTCTCCATCGATTTCTCGATGCCAAGCCGGAAGTTACCAGCCTTGAAGCACCATTAGCCATCAATGACAAAGCATTCAACAAGGACAACGATTTTGTCCTTCAGACCAAGGGCATACGTACAGTCGACATCTCTATCAACAACTTTGACGACGGCGCACACCCTTTCCATCTCCACGGCCACAAGTTTTTCATCATTGCTCAAGCTAGGAGCGGATATCCCCCTACATCAGCGACGCTGGACAAATACCTACAACAACACGGTGGCATGCCAGAGAACCCCCTTCGCCGGGACACTGTCACCGTGGAAGCCTACTCCTGGGTCATAATCCGCGTTGTCCTCGACAACCCTGGCGTTTGGGCGCTTCACTGCCACAATACGTGGCACTCCGAATCGGGCATGGTGATGCAGTTACTTGTACAAAGCGAAGCAGTAAGTGGATGGAAAGTTGACCCCCAGCATAGAGCAATGTGTGGATTTGAAGGCGTCATGTCTGGTATGAGGCCAGATGACAGCATTTGGTTTGGCAGCTTTTAG
- the cccA gene encoding Vacuolar iron transporter cccA produces MSKQSPCLTRFLSDFTLGFSDGLTVPFALTAGLSSLGRADTVIYAGLAELCAGSISMGIGGYLSTLDEVPHPTGKKDDLDSNGDEEELRGMLRDGSSRASSSHLSDNLDEKYLEQESKEDLIRSHLEPLALPPATVLEILVILRSRPDGVGGTACRLQQQNAATEPLSDQLPIWPVASGLSISLGYVVGSIIPLFPYFFTSTVGRGLHWSIALCLIALMTFGSSKSWILRGEERSVKRSLWEGLQMLVLGSLAAGAAVLCVNLVGAGSEPGH; encoded by the coding sequence ATGTCCAAGCAGAGCCCTTGCTTAACTCGTTTTCTTTCCGACTTCACCCTCGGATTTTCCGATGGCCTGACCGTCCCATTTGCCCTCACCGCAGGGCTCAGCTCACTGGGAAGAGCTGATACCGTCATATATGCAGGCCTCGCCGAGTTGTGTGCCGGAAGCATCAGTATGGGCATCGGTGGATATCTATCCACATTGGATGAGGTTCCCCATCCAACCGGGAAGAAAGACGACCTCGATAGCAAcggtgacgaggaggagttgAGGGGGATGTTGCGCGATGGAAGCTCAAGGGCCTCATCTAGTCATCTTAGCGACAATTTGGACGAAAAGTATCTGGAACAAGAATCGAAAGAGGACCTTATAAGGAGCCATCTTGAGCCGCTGGCTCTACCACCTGCCACAGTCCTGGAGATTCTCGTGATACTGAGAAGTCGCCCTGACGGTGTTGGAGGAACAGCCTGCCGTCTGCAGCAACAAAATGCTGCGACAGAGCCGTTGTCGGATCAGCTACCAATCTGGCCCGTCGCCTCGGGTCTATCCATCTCGCTGGGGTATGTCGTTGGCAGTATCATCCCCCTCTTCCCATACTTCTTTACTTCAACAGTTGGTAGAGGTCTGCACTGGAGCATTGCTTTATGCTTGATAGCGCTCATGACATTTGGATCAAGCAAGAGCTGGATACTCCGTGGTGAAGAGAGGAGTGTCAAGAGAAGCTTGTGGGAAGGCCTTCAAATGCTCGTTCTTGGAAGCTTAGCCGCAGGCGCTGCGGTTCTCTGTGTGAATCTCGTTGGTGCAGGCTCTGAACCTGGCCATTGA
- the nuo-49 gene encoding NADH-ubiquinone oxidoreductase subunit: MASSLQRLAGHGAKRLCLRPATQLATRPFSTTRFRKYATPEPMGTRLIPVDDDFAHPSDPYGTTQHIPGAVQKSRENSVEDRKVRHYTVNFGPQHPAAHGVLRLILELNGEEIIRADPHVGLLHRGTEKLIEYKSYLQALPYFDRLDYVSMMTNEQCFALAVEKLLNIEIPDRAKYIRTLFGELTRVLNHLMSVLSHAMDVGALTPFLWGFEEREKLMEFYERVSGARLHAAYVRPGGVHQDIPVGLLDDIYQWATQFGDRIDETEEMLTDNRIWIERLRGVGVVSAAEALNLSFTGVMLRGSGVPWDIRKSQPYDAYDKVEFDVPVGKNGDCYDRYLCRMEEFRQSLRIIHQCLNQMPAGPVRVEDYKVSPPPRTAMKENMEALIHHFLLYTKGYAVPPGETYSVIEAPKGEMGVYVVSDGSERPYRCHIRAPGFAHLGGFDHVSKGHLLADAVAVIGTMDLVFGEVDR; this comes from the exons ATGGCTTCTTCACTGCAGAGGCTCGctggccacggcgccaaGCGTCTCTGCCTGCGTCCTGCCACACAACTTGCAACTCGGCCCTTCTCGACGACACGTTTTCGAAAATATGCTACTCCCGAGCCCATGGGCACTAGGCTCATCCCCGTCGATGACGATTTTGCCCATCCCAGCGATCCCTACGGCACAACGCAGCATATCCCCGGCGCCGTTCAAAAGTCGCGCGAGAACTCGGTCGAGGACCGCAAGGTCAGGCATTATACTGTCAACTTCGGCCCACAGCATCCCGCTGCCCACGGTGTGCTTCGACTAATTCTCGAGCTCAATGGCGAAGAAATCATCCGCGCCGACCCTCACGTTGGCCTCCTCCACCGGGGCACTGAGAAGTTGATCGAATACAAGTCCTATCTCCAGGCTCTGCCCTACTTCGACCGACTGGACTACGTTTCTATGATGACCAACGAGCAATGCTTTGCCCTCGCTGTTGAGAAGTTACTCAACATTGAGATTCCCGACCGCGCCAAATACATCCGTACCTTGTTTGGAGAGCTTACCCGAGTTCTGAATCATCTCATGTCTGTCCTGTCTCACGCAATGGATGTTGGTGCTCTCACGCCTTTCCTGTGGGGCTTCGAGGAGCGAGAGAAGCTCATG GAGTTCTACGAACGTGTTTCCGGCGCACGTCTTCACGCAGCATACGTTCGCCCTGGTGGTGTTCATCAGGACATTCCCGTTGGTCTGCTGGATGACATCTATCAATGGGCCACCCAGTTTGGTGACCGCATCGACGAGACGGAAGAAATGCTTACCGACAACCGCATCTGGATTGAGCGATTGAGaggtgttggtgttgtttCCGCCGCTGAGGCCCTGAACCTGTCCTTTACCGGTGTCATGCTTCGAGGCTCTGGCGTCCCTTGGGATATCCGAAAGAGCCAACCCTACGACGCCTACGACAAGGTCGAGTTCGATGTTCCTGTTGGCAAGAATGGCGACTGCTACGACCGCTACCTTTGCCGAATGGAGGAGTTCCGCCAGTCCCTGCGCATCATCCACCAGTGTCTGAACCAGATGCCTGCTGGCCCTGTCCGTGTTGAGGATTACAAGGTCTCACCTCCCCCCCGTACTGCCATGAAGGAGAACATGGAGGCTCTCATTCATCACTTCCTTCTGTATACTAAGGGTTACGCCGTCCCCCCTGGCGAGACCTATTCCGTCATAGAGGCCCCCAAGGGTGAAATGGGTGTTTATGTTGTCAGCGACGGCAGCGAGCGTCCCTATAGGTGCCACATCCGTGCTCCTGGGTTTGCTCATCTGGGGGGTTTCGACCATGTCTCCAAAGGTCACTTGTtggccgatgccgtcgcTGTAATTGGTACCATGGATTTGGTGTTTG GCGAGGTCGATCGGTAA
- the coq6 gene encoding Ubiquinone biosynthesis monooxygenase COQ6, producing MAGARGLITTSNSVCRSCSRPARSQWRRSYSTTKDDIYDVVCVGGGPAGLSLLTALRASPITSRLRVALIEAQDLAKTAAFSLPPTQFSNRCSSVTPSSAQYLNTIGAWTHMKRDRIQEFHEMQVWDGVTGARIEFDPPASSGPSNTIAYMTENLNLTSGLLKRLKELGSIDIFDNSRVEKIDLGEETEDMDLRDWPVVHLSGGQSLVARLLVGADGANSPVRTFAGIESRGWDYGRHGLVATLQLEGDGWGGQFSKIAYQRFLPTGPVAMLPLPGNYSTLVWSTTPENAALLKKLSPKDFIALVNAAFRLSSVDLGYMHTQTEGQEDEYNWRLQHTPVDAEAIPQTVVGVQEGSIASFPLKLRHADTYIGERIALVGDAAHTVHPLAGQGLNMGQGDVQSLVKAIEYAVSHGQDLGTQLSLESYNSERYATNHVLMGVCDKLHKIYSVESGPLVGLRSIGLQAVNMLSPLKNFFMGQASGTGVKVV from the exons ATGGCTGGGGCGCGGGGTCTTATAACAACCTCGAATTCCGTTTGCAGAAGTTGCTCTCGACCTGCCCGCAGCCAATGGCGGCGTTCATATTCAACTACAAAAGACGATATATACGATGTAGTTTGCGTTGGAGGTGGCCCGGCTGGCCTCAGTCTTCTCACAGCGCTTC GCGCAAGCCCCATCACTTCCAGGCTAAGGGTTGCCCTCATCGAAGCTCAAGACCTAGCCAAGACCGCCGCCTTCTCTCTCCCGCCAACCCAGTTCTCAAATCGCTGCAGCTCAGTGACCCCATCGTCGGCCCAGTACCTCAATACCATTGGAGCATGGACACACATGAAGCGCGACCGCATCCAAGAATTCCACGAGATGCAAGTTTGGGATGGCGTCACAGGTGCCCGGATTGAATTCGACCCCCCCGCCAGCTCCGGCCCCAGCAATACGATTGCGTACATGACGGAAAACCTGAACCTGACTTCCGGTCTTTTGAAGCGCCTCAAAGAACTAGGAAGCATCGATATTTTTGACAACTCGCGAGTAGAGAAAATCGACCTGGGCGAAGAGACCGAAGATATGGATCTTCGCGACTGGCCCGTCGTACACCTGTCAGGCGGTCAATCACTAGTTGCACGACTTCTCGTTGGCGCCGACGGGGCCAACAGTCCCGTACGGACTTTTGCAGGCATCGAGAGCCGTGGGTGGGATTACGGAAGACACGGGCTCGTGGCGACGCTGCAGCTGGAAGGAGACGGTTGGGGCGGACAGTTCAGCAAGATTGCCTACCAGAGGTTCTTGCCCACCGGCCCCGTGGCTATGCTCCCTCTACCGGGGAATTATTCAACCTTGGTGTGGTCAACGACGCCAGAGAACGCCGCGCTTTTGAAGAAGCTGTCTCCCAAGGACTTTATTGCCTTGGTAAACGCTGCATTCCGCCTTAGCTCCGTCGACCTGGGGTACATGCACACACAAACCGAGGGCCAAGAAGACGAGTACAACTGGAGATTACAACACACGCCCGTGGATGCCGAGGCCATCCCGCAGACTGTTGTCGGCGTGCAAGAGGGGTCAATTGCTTCATTCCCCTTGAAGCTTCGCCACGCAGATACATATATAGGTGAACGAATTGCACTTGTCGGCGATGCCGCGCACACCGTCCACCCGCTGGCTGGACAGGGCCTCAACATGGGGCAAGGCGACGTGCAGAGCCTTGTCAAGGCCATAGAATATGCCGTTTCCCACGGACAAGATCTGGGGACACAATTGTCACTTGAGAGCTACAATAGCGAGCGTTACGCTACTAACCACGTCCTGATGGGCGTGTGCGACAAGCTCCACAAGATTTACTCGGTTGAAAGCGGACCACTGGTTGGTCTTCGATCTATCGGCTTGCAGGCTGTCAACATGCTATCACCGCTAAAGAATTTCTTCATGGGACAGGCGTCTGGTACCGGCGTCAAAGTCGTATAG
- the SRC1 gene encoding Inner nuclear membrane protein SRC1: MADADDYLQEGFDPRSVTVPRLRSILVTHNVDYPSTAKKGQLVDLVNDHVLSQAAKLRAQRAQAKRSSLGFVNAGSAEDSNAWDEHDTRSRHSSMRRSMSPRKSSSRIKTESEEPESNILRSPRKRSSRSASRQLSHFDEDDGAASVASKSARRSSRRTVTPQIKDESEEEYPTHADRSNEYLQPPEVEEDGGHDASVFTDDNPFQSGSSPPPVKTPSNRRRTLGEDMSQSVRSARRRTDGFTDRSKKSRISEISAPKLRQKNPEFALEPGEEFTAEEQLELEEAQSSGEVAPILRKSHKPARQTSVLTPLFVLFMALFGAYGAWYRQEKLAVGYCGLGRQAKPLLPPEIVVPDALLPFVEPQCEPCPANAYCYEGFNVRCIQGFIQKPHPLSFGGLVPLPPTCEPDSEQERRVQAVADKAVEELRERRAKYECGDLVDEAGQQENSPAIAEEELKHVVSKKRNKRLSDEEFDDLWEKAIGKVTTREEVEVQVETTQPSGASNLPVRKLSSTSLARLPLTCAIKRSIWLALARYRLAIGFIILLILGSLNARSRYRRHVATSAQVPALVDLVLQRIADQRELGEEDLDDPWLFLPNLRDDVLRSIHTLSERDRIWQRVRAVVEQNSNVRISQRESRSGEVGRAWEWIGPTKGEGARRRRSGRVSLVPELKEETPDSKDRVEARKWDEPRPIY; this comes from the exons ATGGCTGATGCCGATGATTACCTCCAAGAGGGCTTCGATCCGCGCAGCGTGACAGTGCCGCGCTTGCGGTCCATCCTCGTCACGCACAATGTGGACTATCCATCGACAGCGAAGAAGGGACAACTGGTAGATTTGGTCAATGATCACGTTTTATCACAGGCTGCGAAGTTGCGGGCACAGAGAGCTCAGGCGAAACGATCCAGCTTAGGGTTCGTCAATGCAGGCAGTGCAGAAGATTCCAACGCTTGGGATGAACACGACACGCGCTCGCGCCATTCGTCTATGCGCAGGTCGATGTCGCCAAGGAAGAGCTCGAGCAGAATTAAGACCGAGTCCGAGGAACCAGAATCCAATATTCTGCGCAGCCCGCGCAAGCGCAGCTCAAGATCTGCCAGCCGGCAACTTTCCCATTTtgacgaagatgacggcgccgCATCCGTTGCGTCTAAGTCGGCGCGTCGAAGCAGCAGAAGGACCGTCACTCCTCAAATAAAAGATGAGTCGGAAGAGGAGTATCCCACTCATGCTGATCGCTCGAACGAATATCTTCAGCCGCCAGAGGTAGAAGAGGACGGGGGACATGACGCATCTGTTTTCACCGACGACAACCCTTTCCAAAGCGGAAGCTCCCCGCCGCCGGTAAAAACTCCAAGCAACCGTCGACGCACTTTGGGGGAGGACATGTCTCAGAGCGTGCGATCTGCTAGGAGAAGAACTGATGGTTTCACCGATCGAAGCAAAAAGTCTAGAATATCAGAAATTTCAGCACCCAAGTTACGGCAAAAGAATCCTGAATTTGCTTTGGAGCCTGGCGAGGAGTTTACTGCTGAAGAGCAGCTCGAattggaagaagctcaaaGCTCGGGTGAAGTCGCTCCAATTTTGCGCAAGAGCCATAAACCAGCACGCCAAACAAGCGTACTGACACCCCTCTTTGTCCTTTTTATGGCTCTTTTCGGCGCTTACGGAGCTTGGTATCGACAAGAGAAGCTTGCTGTCGGATACTGCGGCCTCGGTAGACAGGCTAAGCCACTCCTGCCACCAGAGATTGTAGTTCCCGATGCGCTACTTCCTTTTGTTGAACCCCAATGCGAACCATGTCCTGCAAATGCCTACTGCTATGAGGGCTTCAATGTGAGATGTATCCAAGGATTCATTCAGAAACCTCACCCGTTGTCATTCGGCGGACTGGTCCCTCTTCCACCAACATGTGAGCCCGATAGCGAGCAGGAACGCCGAGTTCAGGCCGTAGCTGACAAGGCGGTTGAGGAGCTTAGAGAGCGCCGAGCCAAGTATGAGTGCGGTGACTTGGTCGACGAAGCGGGTCAACAGGAAAATTCGCCTGCAATCGCAGAGGAAGAGTTAAAACACGTTGTCAGCAAAAAACGAAACAAGAGACTTAGTGATGAGGAATTTGATGACCTGTGGGAGAAGGCCATCGGCAAAGTCACTACGAGAGAAGAAGTTGAGGTTCAAGTTGAGACAACCCA ACCGTCCGGTGCCTCCAATCTTCCAGTCAGAAAGCTATCGTCAACCTCTCTCGCTCGCCTTCCGCTCACCTGCGCCATCAAGCGGTCAATCTGGCTCGCATTGGCAAGATATCGACTCGCAATTGGATTTATAATCTTGTTGATCCTCGGAAGCTTGAACGCACGTTCACGGTACCGTCGTCACGTTGCAACATCTGCACAGGTTCCAGCCCTCGTAGACTTGGTCTTACAGCGAATCGCGGACCAGAGGgagcttggagaagaggaTCTTGATGATCCCTGGCTCTTCCTGCCAAACCTGAGGGATGATGTCCTGCGATCTATTCACACTCTCTCCGAGCGAGACAGGATATGGCAGAGGGTAAGGGCTGTCGTAGAGCAGAACAGCAATGTCCGCATAAGCCAGAGGGAAAGCCGAAGCGGGGAAGTAGGTCGTGCTTGGGAGTGGATTGGCCCTACCAAGGGTGAGGGGGCGAGGAGACGGCGCAGTGGGAGGGTTTCGTTGGTGCCGGAGCTGAAGGAGGAGACGCCTGATTCTAAAGATAGAGTCGAGGCTAGGAAATGGGATGAGCCAAGGCCGATTTATTAG
- the atp-3 gene encoding ATP synthase subunit 4: protein MASRLARSAVSAPLLRSTLARRAIPAVSAAAVRHASNVPAEEPKKKAQSIVDSLPGSSLLSKTAFLSSAAGLSIYAISNEYYVMNEETIVAICLLAVWGGLIKYGGPGYKAWAESQNEKIKNILNSARADHTEAVKGRIEDVKQMTGVVDITKAMFEVSKETAKLEAQAYELEQQTALAAEAKAVLDSWVRYEGQVKQRQQKELAASIIAKVQKELENPKVLQQILQQSVADVEKIVSSKAQ from the exons ATGGCCTCTCGCTTGGCGCGAAGCGCTGTCA GCGCTCCCCTTCTTCGATCTACCCTCGCCCGCCGAGCCATCCCTGCCGTGTCCGCCGCTGCTGTCCGCCACGCCAGCAACGTTCCCGCCGAGGAGCCCAAAAAGAAGGCTCAGAGCATCGTCGACTCCCTCCCCGGAAGCAGCCTCCTCAGCAAGACGGCGTTCCTCAGCAGCGCTGCTGGTCTCAGCATCTACGCCATCAGCAATGAGTACTACGTCATGAACGAGGAGACCATCGTGGCCATCTGCTTGCTGGCCGTCTGGGGTGGTCTCATCAAGTACGGTGGTCCCGGATACAAGGCGTGGGCCGAGAGCCAGAACGAGAAGATCAAGAACATCCTCAACAGCGCGCGTGCCGACCACACCGAGGCTGTCAAGGGCCGCATCGAGGACGTCAAGCAGATGACTGGTGTTGTGGacatcaccaaggccatgttCGAGGTGTCCAAG GAAACCGCCAAGCTTGAGGCTCAGGCCTATGAGCTCGAGCAACAGACcgccctggccgccgaggccaaggctgtccTTGACTCCTGGGTCCGTTACGAGGGCCAGGTcaagcagcgccagcagAAGGAACTTGCTGCTTCCATCATCGCCAAGGTCcagaaggagctggagaacCCCAAGGTCCTGCAGCAGATCCTGCAGCAGAGCGTCGCTGACGTTGAGA AGATTGTCTCTTCCAAGGCCCAATAA